One window of Mixophyes fleayi isolate aMixFle1 chromosome 3, aMixFle1.hap1, whole genome shotgun sequence genomic DNA carries:
- the LOC142142572 gene encoding taste receptor type 2 member 39-like, which translates to MFIIYIITATIFAEFCSLWWGTVLCVFYCVKITNYSNRLFLRLKMSISRLAPWLLLTSMVVSFLSSLPVLYSAHDMKSTHLINGTKNGNITLERKPRNLEIIKFGGSFIPFIIFCAAISLLIVSLLKHTRNMSSNVSGFTKPQIVAHTMAIMNMASFLFFYVLFFISSNLIPLTFQLQNPVYVLLCRICYFSNPSLHSVMLIVSNGDLKCSFLAVLCCLRKIKFK; encoded by the coding sequence atgtttataatatatattatcactGCAACAATATTTGCAGAGTTCTGCAGCCTGTGGTGGGGCACCGTGCTCTGTGTATTCTACTGTGTAAAGATCACTAACTACAGCAACAGATTATTTTTGAGACTTAAAATGAGCATCTCCAGGTTGGCTCCTTGGCTGCTTCTGACATCAATGGTGGTGTCTTTTCTTTCCAGTCTGCCAGTCTTGTACTCAGCACATGACATGAAATCTACTCATCTCATTAATGGTACTAAAAATGGAAATATAACTTTGGAAAGAAAACCCAGAAATTTAGAGATCATTAAGTTTGGAGGATCCTTTATACCATTCATCATATTTTGTGCAGCCATCTCTCTTCTAATTGTATCACTCCTGAAACACACCAGGAATATGAGCAGCAATGTGTCAGGATTCACAAAACCTCAGATTGTTGCTCACACAATGGCGATTATGAATATGGCCTCTTTTCTGTTCTTTTATGTCCTCTTTTTCATAAGTTCCAACTTAATTCCTTTAACATTCCAACTACAAAATCCAGTTTATGTTCTCCTTTGCCGTATTTGCTATTTTTCCAACCCAAGTCTGCACTCGGTTATGTTAATAGTCAGCAACGGAGATCTGAAATGCTCCTTTCTTGCTGTTCTCTGCTGTTTAAGGAAAATCAAGTTTAAGTAG